One segment of Cydia pomonella isolate Wapato2018A unplaced genomic scaffold, ilCydPomo1 PGA_scaffold_30, whole genome shotgun sequence DNA contains the following:
- the LOC133533960 gene encoding uncharacterized protein LOC133533960, with the protein MSVGKIKAFEVASYNWTMYIERLEMYFQANDIKADVQLPTLIAVMGAEAYELLRNLTSPKKPGVLEYSEVIKIMQEHVEPKPSFMAERYRFRLRRQGEDETVAQYLTELKRLSKHCEFESSLEDNLRDQLTCGLKNDTIKQRLFAEKNLTYLKAVSLAFSLEAAERDAATVERPCASESNVARSDMASVNSITPGPRGGNRGNNPNNRQNKSASTSNMPNNGSKCAVCGREGHREAGCRYRNATCSKCGCRGHLRRVCPSWEAASGQGAAGGRSSGAGTRGAGAGGRGSRRAFHHVQAAQYETPGADEGNSSETEFEESLHHLCLNDYSAV; encoded by the exons ATGTCGGTTGGGAAGATCAAGGCTTTCGAAGTAGCTTCTTACAATTGGACTATGTACATCGAGCGTTTGGAGATGTATTTTCAAGCAAACGACATTAAAGCGGATGTGCAATTACCAACGTTGATAGCGGTCATGGGCGCGGAGGCGTACGAGCTGTTGAGAAATTTGACTAGCCCTAAGAAGCCCGGGGTCTTGGAATACTCGGAGGTCATTAAGATTATGCAAGAGCATGTGGAACCCAAGCCTTCGTTTATGGCCGAGAGGTATCGTTTCCGGCTGCGGCGTCAGGGCGAGGACGAAACCGTGGCACAATACCTCACGGAACTCAAGAGATTGTCGAAACATTGTGAGTTCGAGTCGTCATTAGAGGACAATCTCCGTGACCAGTTAACGTGTGGATTAAAAAATGATACTATCAAACAACGTCTCTTTGCCGAGAAAAATTTAACCTATTTAAAAGCGGTAAGCCTTGCGTTCTCGTTGGAAGCGGCGGAGAGGGACGCAGCGACTGTAGAACGCCCGTGTGCGAGCGAGAGTAACGTTGCCAGATCGGACATGGCGTCCGTAAATTCGATCACACCGGGACCACGTGGCGGAAATAGAGGCAACAATCCGAATAACCGACAGAATAAGAGTGCCAGCACCAGCAATATGCCGAATAATGGCTCCAAATGTGCAGTGTGTGGACGGGAAGGCCACCGTGAAGCGGGTTGCCGTTATAGAAATGCCACATGCAGCAAGTGTGGGTGCAGGGGGCATCTTAGGCGGGTGTGCCCGTCTTGGGAAGCAGCCAGCGGTCAGGGGGCGGCCGGGGGGCGCAGCTCGGGCGCCGGCACACGCGGCGCGGGCGCTGGCGGTCGCGGCTCGCGGCGCGCCTTTCACCACGTCCAGGCGGCACAATATGAGACTCCAGGGGCCGACGAGGGCAATTCGTCGGAAACCGAATTTGAAGAGAGTTTGCATCATCTCTGCTTGAACGACTACAGTGCG GTATAA